Below is a genomic region from Candidatus Omnitrophota bacterium.
TAAGGTGGTAAGGTAATTTATGCATATATCCCTGATCCTGGGCATCCCTATTTTACTTGCTGCAGGAGCCCCTTTTTTAAGGCGGCATAAGGCGTTCGGGGTGATCAATGCCCTCGGATATCTTGCGGTATTATCTGCCAGCATACTTCTTTTGATGAAGGTCATCGTATCGGGCGGTGTGATCTCTCATCCTGGTTTTATATACATAGACGGTCTCGGCGCGTTCTTCATTTTTGTCACCTCGGTTATCGCGTTTGCGGCAGCGCTTTATTCGATCGGCTATATAGAAAGGGAGAAGGAGATGGGGATAATATCGGATAAGAGGTCCGGCGCATATTATCTGCTCTTCAACCTGTTCTGTTTTTCTATGCTTGTCGTTCCATCGGTAAATAATCTGGGGATGCTCTGGGTCGCCATCGAAATGACCACGCTTATTTCAGCGTTCCTGGTAGGGTTTTACAACAGCAAAGAATCTGTAGAGGCAGCATGGAAATACATAATCATCTGTTCGGTGGGCATCGTCTTCGCGCTTTTAGGCACGATACTTTTCTCTTATGCCTTTTCCGTTTCGGGAGGCATAAAGAGCCTGGACTGGTCCGATATTGCCGCCGGCGCGGGTATGATGGACAAAAACATACTTAAACTCGCTTTCATTTTTATCCTGGTGGGGTACGGGACGAAAGCAGGGTTGGCCCCTATGCATACATGGCTGCCGGATGCGCATAGCCAGGCGGTGGCGCCCATAAGCGCGCTTCTTTCCGGGGTCCTGCTGAAGACGGCGATATATGCCATCTTAAGGTTCGGCATGATCGTGATAAAGAGCGTGGGGTTCCAGTATTTCGGCAATCTGATGATCTTATTGGGATTGATCTCCCTGTTGATATCAAGCGGCTTCATCCTGGTCCAGAAAGACCTTAAACGGCTTCTTGCCTACAGCAGCATCGAACACGTGGGGATAATCTCTATCGGTTTTGGTTTGGGCGCGCCGCTGGCCGCGGCCGGGGCGCTATTGCACGTTTTCAACCATGCGGTTACGAAGTCGCTTATGTTTTTCGGGGCAGGGAATATCGTAGGTGCTTACCAGAAACATAATATGAACTCTATCCGCGGCGTGATAGCTGCGCGGCCGTTTACGGGCATCATGACGCTCCTGGGAATGTTTGCCCTGATCGGGACCCCGCCGTTCTCGATATTCGTCAGCGAGATGATGATAATCATCGCCGCGTTCGTTAACGGCTCATATCTGGCGGCCGGCTCGCTCTTAATATTGTTAGCGGTCATTTTCGGCGCCTTCATCTACCATTTCGGAGAGATGCTTTTTGGTAACCCCCCCAAGGGGATGGCGATGAAGGGGGAACCGTTGAGCGGAAAACTGGCGTTCATATTCCTGTTCTTTCAGATATGCGCATCGGGCGCCGCGGTCTTATTCATTAAAAAGGACCTGTTATGGATCACTCAGAGATTATTTCAGGTATAAAGAAGAGATTCCCGGGTTTTGAGGCGGATTCAGTATTGCAGGACCGTCCGGATGAGGTCTCTATCAAGGTCACCCCGCGGGCCTTTAAAGATACCTGTCTGGCATTGCATAAGTCGCTCTCTTCTCCGGTGATGATGCTCTTTGCGCTTGATGAGCGGGAAAAAAGGGGCGTATTCGCGGTCAACGCCGTATTCGTGAATTTTAAGAGAGGGCAGTGGGTCATCGTGAAGATGGATATCCCGCAGGAGAACCCCTCCTTCGATTCGCTGGCGAAGACCATACATTCAGCGACCCTCTTTGAACGCGAGATACGGGAGATGTTCGGCATCGAGCCGACGGGCCATCCCTACCCGAAGAGGATGCGTCTGCATGATGAAGTCAGCGCCGGAGGAAATTATCCTTTACGTAAAGATTTCCGGAAGATGGAGCATGGCGATCTAAGCGAGTATAAGTTCGACAGGGTAGAAGGGGAGGGAATATTTGAGATCCCGGTCGGGCCGGTACACGCAGGAATAATAGGCCCGGGCCATTTCAGGTTCAGCGTTGCCGGAGAACCGATAATAAATCTGGAGATAAGGCTTGGATTCACGCATCGGGGTGTGGAGAAACTCTTTGAAGGCAAGCGCTGTACTGACGCGATCCTGCTGTCGGAATGTGTCTCCGGCGACTCAAGCTTTGCGCATAGCCTTGCTTTTACCATGGCTGCAGAGAAGATCTCCGGTATATCGGTCCCCGCCCGGGCGGCTTACTTAAGAGGTATTTTCCTGGAGCTCGAGCGCATGTATAATCATGCAAATGACATCGGCGGCATAGCAGTCGACGTGGGGTTCAGCTTTCCCTCTGCCTACGCCTCGATCATCAAAGAGGCGATCCTGCAATTGAACGGTAAGATAACCGGTAACAGGTACCTGAAAAGGGTTAATACGTTAGGAGGTGTACTGGCGGATATTGACGGGACCAAAGAAGAGATACTCCTCGATTCTCTCAGGCGGATAAGGCGTGATTTTGATGAGCTGGTCAGGATATTATACTCCAGCGTCTCTTTTATGGACAGGGTGGATACCACGGGAGTTCTGCGCAGGAAGACCGCCGAGGACCTTGGCGTTATCGGCCTCGTAGCCCGCGCTTCAGGCATCCCCGCGGACCTGAGGAACTATTTTCCCGGGGTGTATAAAGAGGCCGGGTTTAAGATGGCAACAGAGGGTCCGGGAGATGTACTGGCCAGGCTGCGGGTAAGGGTCGCTGAATTCGAAGAATCATGCCGCTTGATCGAAGAATTCGCGGCAAAGCTTGATGAGGGCGGGATATCAGGGACAGGAGAGAGGCCGAAAGAAGGCAGCGCACTGGGTTACGCGGAAGGGTGGCGGGGGCCGGTTTTGTACTGGCTTAAGACCGATCCTGCGGGTTTGGTCGAAAGGTGCAAGATAGTCGACCCGTCTTTTTTGAACTGGCAGGGGCTGTCGTATGCAGTACTGGGAAATATCATCCCCGATTTTCCGCTTTGTAACAAAAGTTTCGATCTATCTTATTCAGGGAATGACCTATAGGCCATGATATATATACTGAAGAACAGGATCCTGAAAGGCGTCGTCACCAGACATATCGAGCCGGGGCTGTCCGGAGATATAGAGGAGGCAGGTCCTGAATTGAGGTCTTTGATACGGAAAAGATTCGGCAGGTCCCTCCATATACGGGAAGTCGACACGGGTTCCTGCGGGGCATGTGAATCGGAGATCATTTCGGCAAATAACCCGGTCTATGACCTGCAGCGGTTCGGCATCAATTTCGTCGCTTCGCCCCGCCACGCCGACTGCCTTTTAGTGACGGGACCCGTATCGAGAAATATGCTCATGGCCCTCAAGAAGACCTATGAGGCCATGCCCGAGCCGAAATTTGTCATCACCTGCGGGGATTGTGCCATTGACGGAGGACCGTTCAAAGGTTCTTATTATATAACAGGCCCGGTAAAGGATATCCTCCCAGTTGCCCTGCATATACCGGGTTGCCCTCCGGGTCCGCTTACGATCATAAGATCATTACTGGCCTTTCTAAGAGAACCTCCCAAAAATTAACCTCAGCCAACTCATCATCCCTTTCTGCCGGGGGGAGTTTATCCTATAACATACCATGGGTGGAGATAGAAAGTAGTGGCAGCAACCGTTCTCTTGTAGTAAGATAATCGCTGGTCGTATATTTTCAAGCAAGAAAAGGAGCCGGGGCCCGGATGAAAAAGAGAGAGATAGATGTCTATAAGCTTTTGAAAAGGGTCAGGGATGAGAAGCCGCTGGTACACCACCTGACCAACTGGGTCACCATATATGACTGCGCCAATATCGTCAAGTTACTGGGCGGCTCTCCTGTCATGGCCCATGCCAGGGAAGAGGCAGGCGAGATGTCAGCCATATCCTCCGGGCTCGTCCTGAATATCGGCACGCTCACCCCGGAATTCGTGGAGGCGATGAAAGTTGCCGCCAGGAGCGCCAATACGAAAGGTATACCGGTGCTGCTGGATGCCTGCGGCGCGGGGGCGACGCGCTTAAGGGATGAGAAATGCTTTGAATTGATCAAAGAGGTGAGAATAGATATATTAAAGGGTAACGCCTCCGAAATAGCCAGGCTCTCCGGAGAGGATATACGCACAAAGGGGGTCGATGCGGCTTCCGTC
It encodes:
- a CDS encoding proton-conducting transporter membrane subunit — translated: MHISLILGIPILLAAGAPFLRRHKAFGVINALGYLAVLSASILLLMKVIVSGGVISHPGFIYIDGLGAFFIFVTSVIAFAAALYSIGYIEREKEMGIISDKRSGAYYLLFNLFCFSMLVVPSVNNLGMLWVAIEMTTLISAFLVGFYNSKESVEAAWKYIIICSVGIVFALLGTILFSYAFSVSGGIKSLDWSDIAAGAGMMDKNILKLAFIFILVGYGTKAGLAPMHTWLPDAHSQAVAPISALLSGVLLKTAIYAILRFGMIVIKSVGFQYFGNLMILLGLISLLISSGFILVQKDLKRLLAYSSIEHVGIISIGFGLGAPLAAAGALLHVFNHAVTKSLMFFGAGNIVGAYQKHNMNSIRGVIAARPFTGIMTLLGMFALIGTPPFSIFVSEMMIIIAAFVNGSYLAAGSLLILLAVIFGAFIYHFGEMLFGNPPKGMAMKGEPLSGKLAFIFLFFQICASGAAVLFIKKDLLWITQRLFQV
- a CDS encoding NADH-quinone oxidoreductase subunit C, whose translation is MDHSEIISGIKKRFPGFEADSVLQDRPDEVSIKVTPRAFKDTCLALHKSLSSPVMMLFALDEREKRGVFAVNAVFVNFKRGQWVIVKMDIPQENPSFDSLAKTIHSATLFEREIREMFGIEPTGHPYPKRMRLHDEVSAGGNYPLRKDFRKMEHGDLSEYKFDRVEGEGIFEIPVGPVHAGIIGPGHFRFSVAGEPIINLEIRLGFTHRGVEKLFEGKRCTDAILLSECVSGDSSFAHSLAFTMAAEKISGISVPARAAYLRGIFLELERMYNHANDIGGIAVDVGFSFPSAYASIIKEAILQLNGKITGNRYLKRVNTLGGVLADIDGTKEEILLDSLRRIRRDFDELVRILYSSVSFMDRVDTTGVLRRKTAEDLGVIGLVARASGIPADLRNYFPGVYKEAGFKMATEGPGDVLARLRVRVAEFEESCRLIEEFAAKLDEGGISGTGERPKEGSALGYAEGWRGPVLYWLKTDPAGLVERCKIVDPSFLNWQGLSYAVLGNIIPDFPLCNKSFDLSYSGNDL
- a CDS encoding NADH-quinone oxidoreductase subunit B family protein; translation: MIYILKNRILKGVVTRHIEPGLSGDIEEAGPELRSLIRKRFGRSLHIREVDTGSCGACESEIISANNPVYDLQRFGINFVASPRHADCLLVTGPVSRNMLMALKKTYEAMPEPKFVITCGDCAIDGGPFKGSYYITGPVKDILPVALHIPGCPPGPLTIIRSLLAFLREPPKN
- the thiM gene encoding hydroxyethylthiazole kinase — encoded protein: MKKREIDVYKLLKRVRDEKPLVHHLTNWVTIYDCANIVKLLGGSPVMAHAREEAGEMSAISSGLVLNIGTLTPEFVEAMKVAARSANTKGIPVLLDACGAGATRLRDEKCFELIKEVRIDILKGNASEIARLSGEDIRTKGVDAASVDSDKAGLAHKLAGKLSCTVVITGKEDIVADKNRLYLIRNGDPVMADIVGTGCMAASVIGTFAAVEPDLSLAAASGLVCFEVAAEVAAKGCPGPGSFKQRLFDAIFKLDEKAVRTMQKVMVEEK